The window TTTGTAGAGCATTCGCCCACGTAAATTTACGTCCAGTGAGCTCCAGCTCTCTCAAGTCTAAGCTATCTATGACAGCGTTAAACAAGAAAGGCCACTTATCACTATACTTGTCATTGTTTTTCTCGCTAGGGTTTCGAATTATATTGAAATCCCCTCCAATTAGAATCGGCAAAGACTCTTTTCTACAAGATCTGACGAGTTCAGTAAGGAAAGCCTCCTTATACTCCTCTTGCGCAGCCCTGTAAACTGCTACAAGGATCCATTGGAAGGCATTTTCCTTATTCCGCACATGAAACTTTACATAGAAGTCTCCTTCATCAATACTAGAAACGTCAAAAAATTCCAAATTTACTCCCAAAAGAATACCCCCAGATCTCCCTTTTGGTCTAGTCCAATGCCACAAAAAGTCTTTACCTCCACAAATGTTCTTAAGGCATGCATTTAAAAAATCACTTTTGCATGTCTCCAAGAGAGCAATAAAGTCTAGCTTTTGCTCCTTGGTTATGTCCGAAAGAAATCTGAATTTAGCCAAGTCACTAAGACCTCCAAAAGATCCCTAATTTTGATCGTCGCGGTTTAATAGTTtaaatcttttcttttccttgattaatgtgagaatttctagtcTCTGTAGCAAATATGGTGGCTTctttttaagatattttaataatataataatccctataataaatagatagatTGATACCACCACTTAACTATACTAATGCTCCACGTGGATACTTCTATTTTTGAGTAGTTGTGTCAATCAACAAATCCCTTTTATTTTACGCTGACGAACTAATATCATTAGACCACATTCACAAATCAAGGGGCTCCTCATCTTCGTCGCTACCAGACTCAGGACTATTTAAAACAAATCGATGCATCTTCTTCCATATAAACTAAATaatctttttaaaagaaataaaaaactgAACAATCCATGTCCTTACCAACCACAAAAGATTGGTGGTGGCAATGGACAGTATTGAACAAGAAGATTTTGGACAGAATCAACATATAGCCATGTGACGAATGCCATGACGTCATGAGGCAGACATCAAACATGAGTAGTTTGTTTCATCAAGCAATCAAGCCTGGTTACTGGTACAAATAGAATCATCAGGGACTCAGAGCCAATCTGAAGTCTGAAACTTATACGTCCAGCACCAAACACTCAAACCCAATTAACCCCAGCTGCAGCTGGCACCATCTTTCTCGATCTGCAGGCGGAGGAGATCCATCCATGGATGTGGCCGTCGGTGCGGCGAGCTGGCTCCTCGGAAAGGTGGTGACACAGCTGTCCGATGGCATGGTGGCGGCGTACGTGTCCAGTACAGAGCTTGGCCTCAACATGGAGCAAATCAAGACCGATCTTGCATACACTCAAGGACTGCTTGACGCGGCCGAAGAGAGAGATGTCAGAAACAACCATGGCCTACGGGTGCTCCTAGAAATCCTGACCAAGCAGGCTGACGAGGCTGAGGATGTTTTGGACGAGCTCCAGTACTTCATCATCCAGGACCAGATCGACGGCACCCATGAGGCCACTCCCATGGTAGACGATGGCCTTCGTGGTCAAGTGCTCATCCATGGCCGCCATGCTCTTCATCATACCACCGGTAACTGGCTTTCATGTTTTTGTTGTTCCTCTGCACGAGATGACGCCGATGATCCACATGATATACCCAAGTCCCATAGTGATGTTCCTGACCATGTTAGCAAGTTGACATTCAATCGAGTAGACATGTCCAATAAAATCAAGTTGGTTATAGAGGGCATACATGCCTCATGTACACCTGTATCCAATTTGCTCAAAATTATCCATCCTGCAGTAGGAAGGGCATTACCACCGAAGCGACCTCCTACCAGCTCAACAATTACACAGGATAAATTGTATGGGCGGGAAAACATCTTTAATCAGACTCTTGATGCCATGACTAACTTTACTATTCATAGTAGAACACTATCAGTTATTCCTATAGTTGGTCCTGGTGGAATTGGGAAGACAACTTTCGCCCAATACCTATACAATGACAAAACAATAGAGGCACATTTCTCTATAAAGGTCTGGGTTTGCGTGTCTACTCATTTTGATGTGGTTAAACTCACTCAGGAGATCTTGAAGTGCATATATCATGCTGAAAATGAGGGAAGCCGCAGAGTGGATGAATTATCCAACTTGGATCAGCTCCAAATAACCATTGCACAAAGACTGAAATCCAAAAGATTTTTACTTGTCTTGGATGATATGTGGAAATGCGGTAGTGAAGCTGAGTGGGGAAGCCTATTAGCTCCATTCAGCAAAGGGGATGCCAAAGGTAGCATGGTTCTTGTCACAACTCGATTTCCATCCATAGCACAGATGGTAAAAACAACTAAGCCAATAGAACTGCAAGGTCTTGGGGATAGTGAATTCTTCACATTTTTTGAAGAATGTATATTTGGTCATGATAAGCCCGAGTATTATGAAGACAACATAATTGATATTGCAAGAAAAATTTCTAAGAAATTGAAGGGTTTCCCGCTAGCAGCCAAAAGTGTTGGTCGATTATTGAAGTATCGCATTTCACAGGAACGTTGGATAGAAATTCTTGAAAGAAATGAGTGGCAACATCAGACAAATAATGATGACATAATGCCAGCACTACAAATTAGCTATGACTACCTTCCCTTTTATCTAAAAAGGTGTTTTTCTTATTGTGCCCTTTACCCTGAGGACTACCATTTTAATAATATAGAGATTAGTCATTTTTGGGAAGCATTAGGCATCATAGATTCTGGAAGTCATAAAAATAGAGCTGAGGATATTGGATTAAAGTATTTGGACGAACTAGAAGGTAATGGTTTTCTTGTGAAGAAAGTTGATGATAGGACCGGGAGGCAATATTATGTAATGCACGACTTATTACATGAGCTAGCACAAAATATTTCATCACAAGAGTGCATCAATATAAGTTCATACAGTTTCAGGTCTGATAACATTCCATGGTCCATTCGTCATGTATCCATCACCTTACAAGATAACTATGAGGATAGTTTTGAGAGAGAAATGGAAAATTTGAAGAGAAAAATAGACATAGGAAATTTACGGACATTGATGCTTTTTGGAGAAGGCAATGCAAGCATGCTTATCCTTTTCAAAGATTTATTAAAAGAAACAAAACGTCTCCGTGTTCTATTCATGCATGCAAACTCGCTCCAATCTTTCCCGCACAACTTTTCCAAACTGATCCACCTTCGGTATCTAAAGTTGGAAATACCTTATGACGTAGAACTGTCTCTACCAAATGCAGTAAGTAGATTTTATCACTTGAAATTTTTGGACCTAGGGTACAGTAAATGTATTTTGCCAAAAGACATCAATCATCTAGTCAATTTATGCCTCTTAAATGCTAGAAAAGAACTCTGTTCCAATATTCCTGGGATTGGCAAGATGAAGTATTTACAAAGGTTGGAAGAGTACCATGTTAAAAAACGGGACATTGGGTTTGAACTAAGTGAGCTAGGGGATTTGACAGATCTTGAAGGTGAACTGAAAATATTTAATCTTGAGAAAGTGGCAACAAGGGAAGAAGCTAATAAAGCAAAATTGATGTCCAAACGGAATATGAAAAAGTTGGAGCTAGCTTGGGGTATGGTGCAACGGACCACAAGATCTGATGTTCTTGAAGGTCTTCAACCACCTTCTAATCTTAAAGCACTTGTCATAAAGAACCCAGGTGGTTCCATTGGTCCTAGTTGGTTGTGTGGTAATATTTGTGTAAACTACTTGAAATCTCTGCATATAGAAGGTGTATCTTGGGGCATTCTCGCACCTTTTggtcaactgatgcagctagaGGAACTAACTTTGAACAATATTCCAAGCACGCGTCGGTTTGAACCTAATTTTGGTGGTGTTACACAACAAAGTTTCTCACACTTGAAGAAAGTTGAATTTGTTGATATGCCAGAACTTGTGGAGTGGGTTGGGGGAGCTCATTGCCATTTGTTTTCAAAGATTACAAGCATCAGGTGTGAAAATTGTCCCAATCTCTCTATGCTGCTTGTGCCATCCTCTAGGTTCTCTGTCTCCTATGCACAAGACATAAACACCAGATGGTTCCCCAACCTGTGTTCTCTTGAGATTGAAAATTGCCCCAAGTTGTCACTGCCCCCTATACCTCACACTTCCATGTTGACATGTGTTATTGTCTCAGAGCGTAAGACAGATTTGTTGCGTCTTCAAGAAAACAAGCTGATCTCACATGGATACAGAGGTGCTTTGGTCTTTGATAACCTGGACAAAGTAGAAGATATGAGTATCGAAGAAATGCCACACGTTTCATTGACTGATCTCCAAAAGCTCAGCTCCCTAACAAGACTTGCCGTCAAAGGATGTGAAAGCATGTTATTTAGTGAAGTTGAAGAGGGTGTTATCTTCCCTTCAGTTCAGCAGCTCGAAATCAGTGATTGTCGTCTTACCAGAAATTCATT of the Oryza sativa Japonica Group chromosome 2, ASM3414082v1 genome contains:
- the LOC4328946 gene encoding disease resistance protein RGA2, yielding MDVAVGAASWLLGKVVTQLSDGMVAAYVSSTELGLNMEQIKTDLAYTQGLLDAAEERDVRNNHGLRVLLEILTKQADEAEDVLDELQYFIIQDQIDGTHEATPMVDDGLRGQVLIHGRHALHHTTGNWLSCFCCSSARDDADDPHDIPKSHSDVPDHVSKLTFNRVDMSNKIKLVIEGIHASCTPVSNLLKIIHPAVGRALPPKRPPTSSTITQDKLYGRENIFNQTLDAMTNFTIHSRTLSVIPIVGPGGIGKTTFAQYLYNDKTIEAHFSIKVWVCVSTHFDVVKLTQEILKCIYHAENEGSRRVDELSNLDQLQITIAQRLKSKRFLLVLDDMWKCGSEAEWGSLLAPFSKGDAKGSMVLVTTRFPSIAQMVKTTKPIELQGLGDSEFFTFFEECIFGHDKPEYYEDNIIDIARKISKKLKGFPLAAKSVGRLLKYRISQERWIEILERNEWQHQTNNDDIMPALQISYDYLPFYLKRCFSYCALYPEDYHFNNIEISHFWEALGIIDSGSHKNRAEDIGLKYLDELEGNGFLVKKVDDRTGRQYYVMHDLLHELAQNISSQECINISSYSFRSDNIPWSIRHVSITLQDNYEDSFEREMENLKRKIDIGNLRTLMLFGEGNASMLILFKDLLKETKRLRVLFMHANSLQSFPHNFSKLIHLRYLKLEIPYDVELSLPNAVSRFYHLKFLDLGYSKCILPKDINHLVNLCLLNARKELCSNIPGIGKMKYLQRLEEYHVKKRDIGFELSELGDLTDLEGELKIFNLEKVATREEANKAKLMSKRNMKKLELAWGMVQRTTRSDVLEGLQPPSNLKALVIKNPGGSIGPSWLCGNICVNYLKSLHIEGVSWGILAPFGQLMQLEELTLNNIPSTRRFEPNFGGVTQQSFSHLKKVEFVDMPELVEWVGGAHCHLFSKITSIRCENCPNLSMLLVPSSRFSVSYAQDINTRWFPNLCSLEIENCPKLSLPPIPHTSMLTCVIVSERKTDLLRLQENKLISHGYRGALVFDNLDKVEDMSIEEMPHVSLTDLQKLSSLTRLAVKGCESMLFSEVEEGVIFPSVQQLEISDCRLTRNSLTKLLNRFPALTEFHLIFSSFEVGEEAVLQLPSSNLLSYVRIWCCKNLVLPVADGGGLHDLSSLQEVEIRGCGKMFDRCSMVEAGARSNKFFPASLRELNISDELSIQSMALLTNLTSLTHLTLINCDNLTVHGFDPLITCSLKELVVYKKADDEIHLYSLADDLFLEVATRMTKVIPAGGSYFQQLEKLEVDSISAVLVSPICSLLAANLRELRFRYDLWMESFTEEQEEALQLLTSLQCLKFRKCLRLQSLPEGLHCLYSLYKLNIAGCPEIMSLPKDGFPVSLERLRIRDCSIDLMVQVKELEASNPDLHIRLH